A genomic stretch from Ureibacillus composti includes:
- a CDS encoding prepilin-type N-terminal cleavage/methylation domain-containing protein, whose product MLNKNQRGITLVEVLAIIVLISIIGLLMWNIFFQGVNYSANAITKTQIQQQANVIISDLTKIHQTTEEDYYEIIPSADSCSFSIIDRKNLNRKYENSKLCLQVENTPITIKPKNEDNNKLLKLTIFEKNNRDNQIQVEFQLHRLIGGE is encoded by the coding sequence ATGTTAAACAAAAATCAAAGAGGAATTACATTAGTTGAAGTGTTAGCAATAATTGTTTTAATTTCTATTATCGGGTTATTGATGTGGAATATATTTTTTCAAGGTGTTAATTATTCAGCAAATGCGATTACTAAGACACAAATTCAACAACAAGCAAATGTTATTATCTCTGATTTGACTAAGATACACCAAACAACAGAAGAGGATTATTATGAAATCATTCCTTCTGCTGATTCTTGTAGTTTTTCGATAATAGATCGGAAGAATTTAAATAGAAAATATGAAAATAGCAAATTATGTCTACAAGTTGAAAATACACCCATCACAATAAAACCTAAAAACGAAGATAATAATAAGTTATTAAAACTAACAATATTTGAAAAAAACAATAGAGATAATCAAATTCAAGTTGAATTTCAATTACATCGGTTAATTGGAGGGGAATAA
- a CDS encoding prepilin-type N-terminal cleavage/methylation domain-containing protein, producing MIPLNEKGVTLIEVIASIVILTVVLISFLNFFPQMGKTNSHNSEKQQAINLAGAELSFWQNELNNNNDFINTQSSLRVPGIAINVDKTNNPHKIKIVTDQTSSSPSLLSSFDVEVILTMEADLDTKPTKAYPIQINIYREGSVKNNALTNKAIKVTETYGYVFIREE from the coding sequence ATGATTCCACTAAATGAAAAAGGGGTAACTCTCATTGAGGTTATTGCATCTATTGTTATATTAACAGTTGTCCTGATCTCATTTTTAAACTTTTTTCCGCAAATGGGGAAAACAAATAGCCATAACAGCGAAAAACAGCAAGCTATTAATTTAGCAGGTGCTGAGTTAAGTTTTTGGCAAAATGAATTAAATAATAATAATGATTTTATAAATACACAATCTAGCTTACGGGTGCCTGGTATAGCAATTAATGTAGACAAAACAAATAACCCACACAAAATAAAAATCGTTACGGATCAAACATCCTCTTCCCCTTCACTTTTGTCATCATTTGATGTGGAAGTTATCTTAACTATGGAAGCCGATTTAGATACTAAACCAACGAAAGCATATCCAATTCAAATAAATATCTATAGAGAAGGTTCGGTTAAAAATAATGCTTTGACGAATAAAGCAATTAAAGTTACTGAAACATACGGATATGTCTTTATAAGGGAAGAATAA
- a CDS encoding VanW family protein, with translation MKIKLIGIAVICVFLAYICLPTNESKTAYADDEGNGSTIAGVNLEGLDKEEIEKALQKEVKEWIKTPILVSDGAIEMEIDSNKLEFDFNSTISNYESQTDKPWYFFWKSDRIVQLPLQVLPNDEIKNEIASVGTWNADETYNQLLAQASYLKDHKINATVNDSSLYENERLALTIGEIPEDAGGIYELSESLNNLVINPGESFSFLEQTGEATSVANSEAINFVASLLYSAVLQTEYELLERHPQKTVPPYLELGMEAAIDIYSNKDLKFYNHSEYPAKIKTSTERNSMKLEITSDEKVKEVLVQVVEEIIQPRIIERYSDELPIGAEELIQEGNSGYRIEVNRTISESGSAEEEVVSRDYYAPTNRIVLKSSRQPITAASDNNATPNTTNEASKTAENDDPDLDIDLDGDGLPDLEAPKDEDELPPGSYYDKGGNLVTP, from the coding sequence ATGAAAATAAAATTAATCGGTATAGCAGTTATATGTGTTTTCCTCGCCTATATTTGTTTACCCACAAATGAATCAAAAACCGCATACGCAGATGATGAGGGTAATGGTTCAACCATTGCTGGTGTAAATCTTGAAGGTCTAGATAAGGAAGAGATTGAAAAAGCCTTACAAAAAGAAGTTAAAGAATGGATAAAAACTCCTATTCTCGTTTCAGATGGTGCAATTGAAATGGAAATTGATTCTAATAAACTTGAATTTGATTTCAACTCAACAATTTCTAACTATGAGTCACAAACAGATAAACCATGGTACTTTTTCTGGAAGTCTGATCGTATTGTTCAATTACCTTTACAAGTACTACCTAACGATGAAATAAAAAACGAGATTGCTAGTGTAGGAACTTGGAATGCTGATGAAACTTATAACCAGCTTTTAGCTCAAGCTTCCTACTTAAAGGACCATAAAATAAATGCGACAGTGAATGATTCTTCATTATACGAAAATGAAAGACTAGCATTGACTATTGGAGAAATTCCTGAAGATGCAGGAGGAATTTATGAACTTTCAGAGTCTCTCAATAATTTAGTCATAAACCCAGGAGAGTCTTTTTCTTTTCTTGAACAGACTGGTGAAGCTACATCAGTTGCTAATTCTGAAGCAATTAATTTCGTTGCTTCCTTATTATATAGTGCAGTCTTACAAACGGAATACGAACTATTAGAGCGACATCCACAAAAAACGGTGCCTCCCTACTTAGAATTAGGAATGGAAGCTGCGATTGATATTTACTCAAACAAGGATTTAAAGTTTTACAATCATTCTGAATATCCGGCAAAAATTAAGACTTCAACTGAACGGAATTCTATGAAACTAGAAATAACTTCAGATGAGAAAGTGAAAGAGGTCCTAGTTCAAGTAGTAGAAGAAATCATTCAACCGAGAATTATTGAACGATATTCAGATGAGCTTCCTATAGGGGCAGAAGAGTTAATTCAAGAGGGGAATTCAGGTTATCGCATTGAGGTGAACCGAACGATTTCTGAAAGCGGTAGTGCTGAAGAAGAAGTGGTGTCTCGTGACTATTATGCTCCCACGAATCGAATTGTGTTGAAATCTTCAAGACAACCAATCACAGCAGCAAGTGATAATAACGCGACACCTAATACTACAAATGAAGCGAGTAAAACAGCCGAAAATGATGATCCAGACTTAGATATTGATTTAGATGGCGATGGTCTTCCTGATCTTGAGGCGCCCAAAGATGAAGATGAGCTACCACCTGGAAGTTATTACGATAAAGGTGGAAATTTAGTGACTCCGTAG